A genomic region of Caenorhabditis elegans chromosome V contains the following coding sequences:
- the asp-18 gene encoding Peptidase A1 domain-containing protein (Predicted), translating to MNLLLLLVTTCSAAVFQVPTTTSGSFRAKLIREGKYSSFLASRLQQLNTGSQPLLGFSDDPCIGNITIGSPPQSAFVFMDTTSANLWVMGSACTSVNCNDPLLGIIKHKFNTTKSTSFVKSNRKFNIQYGSGECSGYLGTDTVEIGGLKIQKQEFGVANIVDYDFGTRPIDGIFGLAWPALSVDQVTPPMQNLVSQNQLDAPIFTIFFDKRDPDYYYPSNGLITYGGLDTKNCNANISYVPVSSKTYWQFKVDGFQVGTYNRTVNRDQAIMDTGSSWFGLPYSVIAGIATQTNATWDLYASVYTVPCSTMNSLPDLVFTIGAEKFPISAPEYVEDVGLDDGTCALAMYGIDASGFGPSVTLGNIFIRRYCSVFDVGNARIGFADAIHPNSVI from the exons ATGAACCTCCTGCTACTACTCGTGACCACCTGCTCCGCCGCTGTCTTCCAGGTGCCTACCACAACCTCGGGATCTTTTCGGGCCAAACTGATCCGGGAGGGAAAGTACTCGAGCTTCTTAGCATCTCGCCTCCAGCAGCTCAACACCGGTTCTCAACCACTGTTGGGCTTCTCCGATGACCCGTGCATCGGGAATATCACCATCGGGTCCCCGCCACAGTCAGCGTTTGTTTTCATGGACACCACTTCAGCCAACTTGTGGGTGATGGGCTCCGCGTGCACCTCAGTGAATTGCAATGATCCTCTCTTAGGGATCATCAAGCATAAGTTCAACACAACTAAATCAACAAGCTTTGTTAAAAGTAATCGcaaatttaatattcaataTGGATCAGGCGAGTGCAGTGGGTACCTGGGAACGGATACTGTTGAGATTGGAggactgaaaattcagaaacaaGAGTTCGGAGTTGCAAACATTGTTGATTATGATTTCGGAACTCGGCCTATTGATGGAATTTTCGGGCTTGCATGGCCAGCACTATCCGTTGATCAAGTCACTCCACCAATGCAGAACCTCGTCTCCCAAAATCAACTGGACGCTCCgatattcacaattttctttgaTAAACGGGATCCAGACTACTATTACCCATCCAATGGACTTATCACCTACGGAGGCTTAGACACCAAGAACTGCAATGCAAATATTTCTTATGTTCCGGTATCTTCAAAGACATACTGGCAGTTTAAAGTTGACGGTTTTCAAGTTGGAACCTACAATCGGACTGTTAACAGAGATCAG GCTATAATGGACACCGGATCCTCCTGGTTTGGCTTACCATACTCCGTTATAGCCGGGATAGCAACACAGACTAACGCCACCTGGGATTTGTATGCCAGTGTCTACACAGTCCCGTGCTCCACTATGAACTCACTGCCTGACCTTGTCTTTACCATTGGAGCAGAAAAATTCCCTATCAGTGCTCCCGAGTACGTTGAGGATGTTGGCCTAGACGATGGAACATGTGCCCTTGCCATGTATGGAATAGACGCTTCCGGCTTTGGACCATCCGTGACACTCGGGAATATCTTTATTCGTCGGTATTGTAGTGTATTTGACGTTGGGAATGCGAGAATCGGATTTGCCGATGCTATTCACCCAAATAGTGtgatttga
- the scl-19 gene encoding SCP domain-containing protein (Partially confirmed by transcript evidence): MKLLLFLLLAISSSSGQLSPNGRQQVLDFHNKLRSQVALGVFSANGTIKPPARNMERLTYGQQFERLAQDYVADCPDGLEIPIGRNIGMNYYTTKVDETYNSMDEYVIDALNDWAEEFQVNGWLSTIYNDTSISAASQMVWAGTKYVGCGVKRCDPINVVVVCMYYQQGNLVGRPIYKEGPPCTACPPMRICPGQKECCDRVMGLCT, translated from the exons ATGAAGTTGCTCCTCTTCCTGCTTCTCGCCATCTCCTCCAGCAGCGGCCAGCTCAGTCCTAATGGCCGGCAACAAGTTTTAGACTTCCACAACAAACTACGATCCCAAGTTGCATTGGGTGTATTCTCAGCTAACGGAACGATTAAGCCGCCAGCAAGGAATATGGAACGGCTT ACTTACGGACAACAGTTCGAAAGACTGGCTCAGGACTATGTAGCGGATTGTCCAGATGGATTGGAAATCCCAATCGGGAGAAACATCGGGATGAACTACTACACAACTAAGGTTGATGAAACTTACAACTCGATGGATGAATAT gtCATAGATGCTTTAAACGATTGGGCCGAGGAGTTCCAGGTGAACGGGTGGCTCAGCACTATCTACAACGACACCAGCATCTCCGCAGCCAGTCAGATGGTATGGGCCGGGACCAAATACGTGGGCTGTGGTGTGAAACGCTGTGACCCCATTAATGTAGTCGTGGTTTGCATGTACTATCAGCA AGGAAATCTAGTCGGACGCCCGATCTACAAGGAGGGTCCGCCGTGCACTGCGTGTCCACCGATGAGGATTTGTCCCGGGCAGAAGGAGTGTTGTGACAGGGTCATGGGGCTTTGTACGTAG
- the scl-20 gene encoding SCP domain-containing protein (Confirmed by transcript evidence) produces the protein MRFLPILFLIFPNCLCDFRFGPTAQREIVDFHNSLRSQLANGDYVVDGVPKPPAKDMMKMKWDPILAGMAKNNAATCPSLFTDSKMLGRNYYHRLANVTSGSLDKYALFAVKKWERQFQERGWKNQEFRMFGDHRLLTSATQMVWATTRHVGCGVNICDAEKNLFGYRNKVVVICEYQSKGNIHGLPIYKEGPTCSACPASTKCERRSGLCF, from the exons atgcgatttcTCCCCATACTCTTCCTAATCTTCCCCAATTGCCTCTGCGACTTCCGCTTTGGGCCCACGGCCCAGCGGGAGATTGTCGACTTCCATAATAGCCTGCGATCCCAGTTGGCCAACGGGGATTACGTGGTGGATGGGGTCCCGAAGCCCCCAGCAAAGGATATGATGAAAATG AAATGGGACCCAATTCTAGCCGGGATGGCGAAAAACAACGCGGCTACCTGTCCGAGCCTGTTCACCGACTCCAAAATGCTCGGCAGAAATTATTATCACCGGCTGGCAAATGTCACGTCAGGTTCGCTGGATAAATAT GCCCTATTCGCGGTGAAAAAGTGGGAGCGCCAATTCCAAGAGCGCGGATGGAAGAACCAAGAGTTCCGAATGTTCGGCGACCATCGGCTACTCACCTCGGCAACACAGATGGTCTGGGCCACCACCAGACACGTCGGCTGTGGTGTGAATATCTGTGACGCTGAAAAGAATTTGTTTGGGTACAGGAACAAGGTGGTGGTGATTTGTGAGTATCAGAGCAA AGGTAACATCCATGGCCTGCCAATCTACAAGGAAGGCCCAACCTGCTCGGCCTGTCCAGCTTCGACCAAGTGTGAGAGGAGATCCGGATTGTGTTTTTaa